The Streptococcus oralis Uo5 genome includes a window with the following:
- a CDS encoding diaminopimelate decarboxylase, with translation MKTPFISREDLETIVAEFPTPFHLYDEKGIREKARAVNRAFSWNKGFKEYFAVKATPTPAILKILQEEGCGVDCSSYVELLMSHKLDFPGSEIMFSSNNTPDKEYAYAHELGATINLDAFEDIEHLERAAGIPKIISCRYNPGGVFELGTDIMDNPGEAKFGMTKDQLFEAFAVLKEKGAKTFGIHSFLASNTVTHLYYPELARQLFELAVEIKEKLGISLDFINLSGGIGVNYRPDQEPNDIAVIGEGVRKVYEEVLTPAGLGQVKIFTELGRFMLAPHGALVTRVTHKKKTYRTYLGVDASAVNLMRPAMYGAYHHITNLTHPDGPVEVVDVVGSLCENNDKFAVNRELPHTEIGDLLVIHDTGAHGFSMGYQYNAKLRSAEILYTEEGKTRQIRRAERPEDYFATLYGFDFESDQ, from the coding sequence ATGAAAACACCATTTATCAGCCGAGAAGATTTAGAAACAATTGTTGCAGAGTTCCCGACTCCCTTTCACTTATATGACGAGAAGGGGATTCGCGAGAAAGCGCGAGCAGTCAACCGGGCCTTTTCTTGGAATAAGGGATTTAAAGAATATTTTGCAGTTAAGGCTACTCCAACCCCAGCCATCTTGAAAATCCTCCAAGAGGAAGGTTGTGGTGTGGACTGCTCTAGTTATGTAGAGCTCTTGATGAGCCACAAACTGGATTTTCCGGGTTCTGAAATCATGTTCTCTTCTAACAACACGCCTGACAAGGAATATGCCTATGCGCATGAATTGGGGGCAACCATTAACTTGGATGCCTTTGAAGACATTGAACATCTGGAGCGAGCGGCAGGCATTCCAAAAATCATCTCTTGCCGTTACAATCCTGGTGGCGTTTTTGAGCTAGGAACAGATATCATGGACAATCCTGGGGAGGCCAAGTTTGGTATGACCAAGGACCAGCTTTTTGAAGCCTTTGCGGTTTTGAAGGAAAAAGGAGCCAAGACTTTTGGGATTCACTCTTTCCTAGCATCCAATACTGTCACCCATCTCTACTACCCAGAGTTGGCGCGTCAGCTTTTTGAATTAGCCGTTGAAATCAAGGAAAAGTTGGGCATTTCACTAGACTTTATCAATCTTTCCGGCGGAATCGGAGTCAATTACCGCCCAGACCAGGAGCCAAATGACATCGCTGTGATTGGTGAGGGAGTTCGTAAGGTTTATGAGGAAGTCCTCACACCTGCAGGACTTGGTCAGGTCAAGATTTTTACTGAATTAGGCCGCTTTATGTTGGCGCCTCACGGAGCTTTGGTCACAAGAGTCACTCATAAGAAAAAAACCTACCGTACCTATCTGGGCGTGGATGCATCAGCAGTCAACCTCATGCGCCCCGCCATGTATGGAGCCTACCACCATATCACCAATCTGACCCATCCAGATGGACCAGTTGAGGTGGTAGATGTGGTTGGTTCACTCTGTGAAAACAATGATAAATTTGCAGTGAACCGCGAACTACCTCATACAGAAATCGGTGATTTGCTAGTGATTCATGATACAGGTGCACATGGATTCTCCATGGGTTACCAGTACAATGCAAAATTACGCTCGGCAGAAATCCTCTATACCGAAGAAGGAAAAACCCGCCAAATCCGCCGTGCAGAGCGTCCTGAGGACTATTTTGCAACCTTGTATGGTTTTGATTTTGAATCGGATCAGTAA